One genomic window of Numida meleagris isolate 19003 breed g44 Domestic line chromosome 1, NumMel1.0, whole genome shotgun sequence includes the following:
- the SSTR3 gene encoding somatostatin receptor type 3, giving the protein MDSSAFSLPTPTVSEEGNASGSWAGFTTPNSSTTTSPGVVVSGVLIPVVYLIVCVVGLIGNSLVIYVVLRHSVSESVTNVYILNLALADELFMLGLPFLAAQNALSYWPFGSFMCRLVMAVDAINQFTSIFCLTVMSVDRYLAVVHPGKSSKWRTARVAKAVSATVWMLSSIVVLPVVVFSDVPLGMSTCHIQWPEPASVWRAGFIIYTATLGFFGPLLVICLCYLLIVVKVRSSGRRVRALSSKHKLSERRVTRMVVAVVAVFVLCWLPFYVLNIINVVCPLPEEPSLFGVYFLVVVLPYANSCANPIIYGFLSYRFKQGFRRAIFRPSRRIQSQEVPECPPEKSDDGGEEKEISKITQNGNDRQEHPLSSRAGESNEQKPLPEEPVDCEKSSKLHVSYL; this is encoded by the coding sequence ATGGActcttctgctttcagcctCCCCACGCCGACAGTGTCAGAGGAGGGGAATGCCTCTGGTAGCTGGGCAGGCTTCACCACCCCCAACAGCTCCACCACCACCAGCCCTGGTGTGGTTGTCAGCGGTGTCCTCATCCCTGTGGTCTACCTCATCGTCTGTGTGGTGGGGCTAATTGGGAATTCTCTGGTCATTTATGTGGTCTTGAGGCACTCCGTGAGTGAATCAGTGACCAACGTCTACATCTTGAACCTGGCCCTAGCTGATGAGCTCTTCATGCTGGGTCTGCCATTCCTGGCAGCACAAAATGCCCTGTCCTACTGGCCATTTGGGTCCTTCATGTGCCGCTTGGTGATGGCTGTGGATGCCATCAACCAGTTCACCAGCATCTTCTGCCTGACAGTGATGAGTGTTGACCGCTACCTGGCTGTGGTCCACCCTGGGAAGTCCTCCAAATGGCGAACAGCACGAGTGGCCAAGGCTGTGAGCGCCACTGTGTGGATGCTGTCATCCATAGTGGTGCTGCCCGTGGTGGTCTTCTCAGACGTCCCCTTAGGTATGAGCACATGCCACATCCAGTGGCCAGAACCTGCCTCAGTTTGGCGAGCTGGCTTCATCATCTACACTGCCACCTTGGGCTTCTTTGGGCCACTGCTGGTGATTTGTCTCTGCTATCTTCTCATTGTAGTGAAGGTCCGTTCCTCTGGCAGGCGGGTGAGGGCTCTGTCCTCTAAACACAAGCTCTCAGAGCGCAGGGTGACTCGCATGGTGGTGGCTGTTGTGGCTGTCTTCGTCCTCTGCTGGCTCCCCTTCTATGTCCTCAATATAATCAATGTTGTTTGTCCACTGCCAGAGGAGCCGTCCCTCTTCGGTGTCTATTTCCTCGTGGTGGTGCTGCCATATGCCAATAGCTGTGCCAACCCTATCATCTATGGCTTCCTCTCCTACCGCTTCAAGCAGGGCTTCCGGAGGGCCATCTTCAGGCCGTCCCGCCGCATCCAGAGCCAGGAAGTGCCAGAATGTCCCCCAGAGAAGTCTGATGatggaggggaagagaaggagatCAGCAAGATCACCCAGAATGGCAATGACAGGCAGGAACACCCTctaagcagcagagcaggagaaagcaaTGAGCAAAAACCactccctgaggagcctgtgGACTGTGAGAAGAGCAGCAAGTTGCATGTCAGCTATTTATGA